A genomic segment from Aegilops tauschii subsp. strangulata cultivar AL8/78 chromosome 1, Aet v6.0, whole genome shotgun sequence encodes:
- the LOC109775664 gene encoding BTB/POZ and MATH domain-containing protein 3-like has protein sequence MDRSDEIMSMSALVSSLRAAGRHHLSAGTFVVRPVTGFYLYRIEQFKQIQKMLGNGAKIESETFRVGGHDWRVRCYPNGEEGYEGFIGLYLEHASLERTGDATADFRMSILDHTGKPSWTEGNAQLLEEIDDESEGDAQTFSIGKRTRWGWSDFMKVEDLDDKEHLKDGCLIIVCDVTVLDMHTIKYRDGMASTTTMVPPSKLHREPTEVPSESKEGSDPYMEIEVGRGTIPANRSMLAARSPVFKEELMPTKIHVEGIDADVFKALLHFIYTNTLPQEMEQQETLAKMAKPLLVAADRYKLEKMKLVCEESKQQNKELWQNLEQKGQGHIWDSSSSCTGLGVDVLVGHVVKEVVDVGEEIVVGKLVVGVRDEEVSSRAERFPKTLSPFSRTGLKEVRFRRPTVHAASRDGEDRSSSAELRNLWREEEEVLVHLTERSDLPFIGAREGGERAATIGEMKRQQPKGCTVRIRTPLSQKSFQLPCDLSYTRSAWQKFRHRLGSFPRRGASRCVAAGGGGGARVDVPLVLMLIQVGKEPSL, from the exons ATGGATCGATCCGATGAGATCATGTCGATGTCGGCGCTCGTGTCATCCCTCCGCGCTGCCGGCCGACACCACCTCTCCGCCGGCACCTTCGTCGTGAGGCCGGTGACGGGCTTCTACCTGTATAGGATCGAGCAGTTCAAGCAAATCCAGAAGATGCTTGGAAACGGCGCCAAGATCGAATCAGAAACGTTTCGAGTTGGTGGCCACGACTGGCGTGTCAGGTGCTACCCGAACGGCGAAGAGGGATACGAGGGCTTCATCGGCCTATACCTCGAGCACGCCAGCCTTGAGCGCACCGGTGACGCCACAGCGGATTTCCGCATGAGCATCCTTGACCACACTGGGAAGCCATCGTGGACCGAGGGTAATGCCCAATTGTTGGAAGAAATCGATGATGAGAGCGAAGGTGATGCTCAAACCTTCTCGATCGGCAAACGTACCAGGTGGGGCTGGAGTGATTTCATGAAAGTTGAAGACCTGGACGACAAGGAGCACCTCAAGGACGGATGTCTGATAATCGTCTGTGACGTCACCGTCCTTGACATGCACACCATCAAGTACCGTGACGGGATGGCATCTACGACTACAATGGTGCCACCATCCAAGCTGCACCGAGAACCCACGGAGGTCCCCTCAGAGTCCAAAGAGGGGTCTGACCCTTACATGGAGATAGAGGTTGGCAGGGGGACCATCCCGGCGAACAGGTCGATGCTCGCTGCCCGGTCTCCTGTCTTCAAGGAGGAATTGATGCCAACAAAGATACACGTCGAGGGAATTGATGCCGACGTGTTCAAGGCCCTGCTCCACTTCATCTACACGAACACGCTGCCGCAAGAGATGGAGCAGCAAGAGACGTTGGCCAAGATGGCGAAGCCGCTGCTCGTGGCGGCGGACAGGTACAAGCTGGAGAAGATGAAGCTGGTCTGTGAGGAG AGCAAACAACAGAACAAGGAACTGTGGCAGAACCTCGAACAGAAAGGACAAGGACACATATGGGACAGCAGCAGCAGTtgcactggacttggggtcgatGTCCTCGTCGGCCATGTCGTCAaggaggttgtcgacgtcggggaagaaatCGTCGTCGGGAAACtagtcgtcggagtccgtgatgaagaagtcagtagtcgcgcggagcgcttcccaaaaaccttatcacccttctcccgtacaggactcaaagaggtgcggtttcggaggcctacggtgcacgccgcaagccgggatggggaagaTCGTAGCAGCAGCGCAGAGCTCAGGAACTTGTGGCGAGAAGAGGAAGAGGTTCTGGTGCACCTCactgagaggagcgacctcccttttataggcgcaagagaaggaggcgagagggcagcGACGATAGGCGAAATGAAGAGACAGCAGCCGAAAGGCTGCACCGTTCGCATTCGAACTCCACTTTCGCAAAAATCTTTTCAGCTTCCgtgtgacctttcgtatacccgtagtgcgtggcaaaaatttagacatcggctcggctcattcccgcggCGCGGCGCGTCACGTTGTGttgcggcgggcggcggaggaggagcgcgcgtggatgtccctcttgttctcatgctcatacaagtggggaaagaaccttccttataa